Proteins from a single region of Hypanus sabinus isolate sHypSab1 chromosome 26, sHypSab1.hap1, whole genome shotgun sequence:
- the LOC132381461 gene encoding zinc finger protein 850-like encodes MSHPLMHSKEKSFICSDCGKGFTDSSKLIRHQRFHSGEKPFTCSDCGKGFTRSSNLLAHQKLHTGERPFTCSDCGKGFTESSRLHAHQRVHTGEKPFTCSACGKGFTHSSLLRRHQRVHSGEKPFSCTDCGKAFTQSSHLQVHRRVHSGERPYICPVCGKRCTRSSDLLSHKRTHTGERPFTCSECGKGFTQLSNLLIHQAVHTGARPFTCSVCGKGFAHPYSLKSHQRNHTGERPFSCLECGKRFIRSSHLLAHQRLHTEERPFICSECGKGFTESSHLHVHQRVHTGEKPFTCSDCGKAFIQSSHLKVHRAVHTGERPFTCSECGKGFTHLYYLINHQRVHTEQKLFTCSICGKGFTRSSNLLVHQRVHTGERPFTCSDCGKGFTVLSRLHVHQRIHTGEKPFACSECGDVFNQSSQLQAHRQVHDGEQPVICSVSGKRCTRSSQLMKHQRVHTGERPFTCSECGKGFTRSSDLRSHQRVHTGERPFTCSECGKGFTRSSDLRSHQRVHTGERPFTCSDCGKTFTRSSHLLSHRLVHTGERPFTCSECGKGFTRSSHLLAHQKLHSGERPFTCSDCGKGFTESYQLHAHQRVHTGENPFTCPVCGKGFTHSSHVRRHQRVHSGAKPFTCSDCGKTFTQSSNLQVHRRVHSGERPYVCPVCGKRCTQSSDLLRHKRIHTGERPFTCSVCGKGFTHSSSLISHQRTHT; translated from the coding sequence ATGAGTCACCCCCTAATGCACTCCAAGGAGAAgtcgttcatctgctcagactgtgggaagggattcactgactcATCCAAGTTAATCAGGCACCAGCGATttcactctggggagaagccgttcacctgctcagactgtgggaagggattcactcggtcttcTAATCTACTGGCACACCAGaaacttcacactggggagaggccgttcacctgttcagactgtgggaagggattcactgaatcATCTCGCCTGCACgcacaccagcgggttcacacgGGAGAAAAACCATTCACCTGTTCCgcatgtgggaagggattcactcactcatctctACTGCGAAGACACCAGCGcgttcactctggggagaagccattttcctgcacagactgtgggaaggcatttacACAGTCATCTCACTTGCAAGTACACCGGCGTGTTCACAGTGGAGAGAGACCATACATCTGCCCTGTTTGTGGGAAGCGATGTACTCGATCATCTGACCTGTTGAGCCACAAGCGAACTCACAcgggagagaggccattcacctgctctgaatgtgggaagggattcactcagctaTCTAACCTACTGATACACCAGGCGGTTCACACTGGGgcgaggccgttcacctgctcagtgtgtgggaagggattcgctcaccCGTACTCTCTGAAAAGTCACCAGCGAaatcacaccggggagaggccgttctcttgcttagaatgtgggaagagattcattcgGTCTTCTCATTTACTGGCGCATCAGAGACTTCACACTGAGGAAAGGCCATTCATTTGTTCAGAGTGTGGCAAGGGATTCACTGAATCGTCACACCTGCACGTGCACCAGCGGGTTCACACGGGAGAaaaaccattcacctgctcagactgtgggaaggcatttatCCAGTCATCTCACTTGAAAGTACACCGGgcggttcacactggggagaggccattcacctgttctgaatgtgggaagggattcactcacttgTACTATTTGATAAAtcaccagcgggttcacactgaacagaagctgttcacctgctcgatatgtgggaagggattcactcggtcgtcTAATCTACTGGTGcaccagagagttcacactggggagaggccattcacctgttcagactgtgggaagggattcactgttTTGTCACGCCTGCACGTGCACCAGCGGATTCACACGGGAGAAAAACCATtcgcctgctcagaatgtggggaTGTATTCAATCAGTCATCTCAACTGCAAGCACACAGGCAAGTTCACGATGGGGAGCAACCGGTTATCTGCTCTGTTAGCGGGAAACGATGCACTCGATCATCTCAGCTGATgaagcatcagcgagttcacactggggagagaccattcacctgctcagaatgtgggaagggattcactcggtcatctgatctgagaagtcaccagcgagttcacactggggagagaccattcacctgctcagaatgtgggaagggattcactcgatcatctgatCTGAgaagtcaccagcgagttcacactggggaaagaccattcacctgctcagactgtggaaagacGTTCACTCGGTCCTCTCATCTTTTATCACACCGGCtggttcacactggagagaggccgttcacctgctcagagtgtgggaagggattcactcggtcatcccatctcctggcACACCAGAAacttcacagtggggagaggccattcacctgttcagactgtggaaagggattcactgaaTCGTATCAACTGCACgcgcaccagcgagttcacacgggaGAAAATCCATTCACCTGtcctgtgtgtgggaagggattcactcactcatctcaTGTGAgaagacaccagcgagttcactctggggcaaagccgttcacctgctcagactgtgggaagacattcaccCAGTCATCTAATTTGCAAGTACACCGGCGTGTTCACAGTGGAGAGAGACCATATGTCTGCCCTGTTTGTGGGAAGCGATGTACTCAATCATCTGACCTGTTGAGGCACAAGCGAATTCACAcgggagagaggccattcacctgctcagtgtgtgggaagggattcactcactcgtcCTCTCTGATAAGTCACCAGCGGACTCACACTtga